attattcattaCAAAAACCATATCTGTACATAATAAAAAGAATCATAAATGCTGTCAGATTGTGCATCTCTTGGTGACTCTGGTTTGGACATTTATTTAAAGGAAGCACTGAAACAGGGAAGAGCAAACCCTGTGCACTTCAAAGTCCAAGAAAAGTCTTGCATTTGACTTTGACCTGACAGAGGAACAGCAATAATACAGGATAAAAAATTTTCAACACTATTTCCCCATCACAAGAGCTCACACTTCTGAATGGCATTTGCAGGAACCcagaaaaaaagtagtttttaggatacataaagaaattaaaaggtCAGACAGCTCCAGCTATGGACAAAAACCAGATCTTGAATTTCTGAGACAAACAACATTCCTCATTCTGCCTCAAGTCGAGGTAAGACAGGAAGAATAAGATTTCCAAATGCAGAATCTTGAGTTATGAAGTATCCTGAGGAGTGTGCATGTGcatgctggaaaagaaaagcatttgttAAAGCATCTCTCCCTGTAGCATTGACACGATTTAAAACTTCATGGCTTCTGCAGCATTAACTATTTATTTCTCCCAGTTTGCTCTTTAATTCTGAAAGTTAAATTCAAACCCAGCATTTTAGATCAGCTACATCAAAATAAGGCCCATCAGGGCAATTAACTTAGACATTCTCTTCAGCTCTTCTCAGCCAACCCCATGGAGGTGGAGCAAATCAACTCCTGATTGCCCTTCTTTGCCTATACCCCACGTTTCCACTTGCACTTCCTTCCATAACCAGCTTGCAATTCTTGGTTTATGACAGCTGCTACATGGAGTGCCACCAGACACAATCCTAAACATGGGACACCAGGATTCTGCTCATGTGATGTAGATATATCATCTgagggaggcagctgctgtATAGCTCTGGAACACCTCTGTGAAATCCTACATACCCTTTCCTAGTTCAAAGGCTGGACTACAGCAAGTTAGATGTTCTGCATATTCCCTCTCTCCACCACTAGCGAAGAGCCCTGCTGGATCTCAAATTCAGCCTGAGCCTTTAGGGTGCCCTTGGAGTGATCAAGGGCAACTGGCACAGTGAGCTGCACCAGCAACAGCATCGCCAGCAGGCCAAAGGGAGCCATCTGAGCTCAGTCTGAGACACAAACTGGGGGGAGCTCAATAGAGACATGACGGgatggctgtggggctgggtggAGCTCTCCAAGCCCAAGAACATGTTTCACCATAACAAAAGAGACTTCACTCATGACAAATGCAGAAATGAGAGATACCTAAAAGGGGCTTTTCAATATTTCTAGGAGGAGAGAAGGTGCTCTCTGAAGGGATGCACATCTAAACAGAGCCAAACTGAACTCTGACCATATCAGCTCACCTGCAGTGCAgccttctgctgtgctgcaatGTGCTGTTGCTCAGCATGATCACGGAAATCCTTATTCAGAGGTGATCTTGCAAGTGCAATGCTGCAAGAAAGAACAAGATGGTATGACACAGACCACAGCCAAAATGTGTTCTTGCCATTCTAGCCATGGGTACCATGACTTCCTGAGCTCTCATTTCACTCACGGCTTGAAAATTGTCAGTTACTGTTTGGAATGACTATCTGTaaatacaagagaaaaaagggTAGGTAGAGTGACCACAGCTGTATAATTTGAGCCACCATAAACACTTTCTGCCAATCTAAACCTGAAGCCTATTGCGGATTTTGCCCATGGGTTGAGtcccactgaagtcaatgaAACCAGTGGGGTGCAGTGTTGGACAATGCAAGGAATTTCTAAAGCAGCTTTGTGCTTTCACCACTACTCATTCACCGAGTGACTGTTCTAAACAACTGTGACAAACAGAAGCACTAACAAGAGCTCTGCAGACTTCAGTATAAGAACAGGTCTTCAGTGGGAGGGAAGCAGTTCACTATCTACGAAAAAGGAGTTTCCTATTGATGTTAACTGAAATAATGATCCTTTGGTAACAGCTTGGAGTACCTAAAACTGATTTAGCATATCTATCTCACTGCAGCAAAaggtttcaaattaaaatttactactgttttttcttgtcttttatgTCTTAGGACTCATCTGCCTTCTGAAACCAAAAAGAAGACATAAAAAGCACCCCCAACTCTATATATAAATAACATGGAAATTAGGTGAGGGTTACCATTAGAACTGTATTGCAAAACAATTCCCAACTACCACTGAAACTGTCACTGGAGACTGCTGCTGAAATCTCTGCTCTTACTAATCACAGAGACAGAATGACAAGGATCCCAAGCAAATTCATCAACTGAATTTTACCAGCAGTTCCAATGTCAACAGCTGATTTAGTAAATCAGTTTTTGAGAAGTAGCCATGCTCATGAAAAGATCTGCTGCCAAATCTATGCCTAAATGCATAACAAAAGCtaaacaattcagaaaaatttTTGCTTATGGCAAGTATTAAGAAAGTCTCACTGCTGGAGTAGTGAGCAGTGAGAGTAGTACTCAGTTTATTTAAAACCCagtattttcagtgattttggAGGTATTTAATTTGCAATTTGTAATCTGTGCTCTCTAACTTTTCAATATGATTTCTGTAGATAAGCCTAAGGCTCCACCATAAGCtgatatttttcaaaagatGTCTTCTGTTCTTGGATACAGAATTTTCACATGCCAAGTCAAGAAACCAACCCATTCACCTCTATGCTGTCCCTGCCACTGTTGTGCTTTAGGTACATCAAGCTCTATTGGTCAAATTTGCACAAATTTTATGGTCTCAATTCTGACAACTCTGTGGTGCAACACCATCGGCACAACATCAAAAAACTGTCAGCTTTTCAAAAATCACACAGCAGCCCACCACACCAAAGCCAAGAGTCTGACTGTTGCATTGTAGGTTCCACCCATGTCCACCTTCAAAACTAGAAAATTCTAATTCTCCTCACTAGAATACAGTGTTGCAtttccttaaagaaaaaagagagtaaACAAGCACTCCC
This genomic window from Zonotrichia leucophrys gambelii isolate GWCS_2022_RI chromosome Z, RI_Zleu_2.0, whole genome shotgun sequence contains:
- the INIP gene encoding SOSS complex subunit C, with product MAANPSGQGFQNKNRVAILAELDKEKRKLLMQNQSSTNHPGASIALARSPLNKDFRDHAEQQHIAAQQKAALQHAHAHSSGYFITQDSAFGNLILPVLPRLEAE